The following are from one region of the Gloeomargarita lithophora Alchichica-D10 genome:
- a CDS encoding serine/threonine-protein kinase: protein MSYCLNPDCPAPENAPTELNCCACGSSLVLKGRYRAVKPIGQGNFGRTFQAVDESIPSRPPCVIKLFQPQVIQSPEAMQKAVTLFEQEAVQLDRLGNHPHIPDLLAYFILDGKSYLVQKFIDGQDLSGELLRKGAFDEAKVRQLLADLLPVLDYIHKENVIHRDVKPKNIIRQQSDQKLFLVDFGAVKFVRESGLFKTGTAIGSSGFAAPEQMMGKAVFASDLYSLGATCIYLLTGISPAKLFNIRENVWLWRQALKQPLSEGLMQLLDKLLQRLPGQRFGSAALALTALQNLEQPARPVSTLGRLGVPGGGLSTPLNPLPGLGRVGGSVTATGNTNPPTQTGQPSGRLNPESGRLTQNPPSRIGTRTPPPQVTTVQKDPTWTCLHTLAGHSNWVKAVRFSPDSRYLFSCSRDGMVLCWGLSSLSYPRQLSWGSNNPTALHALALSPDGRFLAAAGEERVIKIWQLPGEKPLRTLGNLFNKHGGTIDSLAMRPDGLVLASASEDKTIKLWQVDNGALLTTLTAHASYVRSVTFTPDGRLIVSGSWDNSIKVWLTDGGDPLRNILGSSSFSGSGFNVVAVSPDGRVIVAGSEDTAAHVWHLHNGDPITTLTGHKEGVRALAYSPNGRYLVTGGWEGSIRVWDGQSYNLLMTLAGHEKGITSLAFSLDQQWLASGSRDNTIKLWQVGK from the coding sequence ATGAGTTACTGCCTCAACCCTGATTGTCCCGCCCCTGAAAATGCCCCCACAGAACTCAACTGTTGCGCTTGCGGTAGTTCTTTGGTGCTGAAAGGGCGTTATCGGGCGGTGAAACCCATTGGTCAAGGGAATTTTGGCCGTACGTTTCAGGCGGTAGATGAGAGCATTCCCTCCCGCCCCCCCTGTGTGATTAAGCTGTTTCAGCCCCAGGTGATCCAATCCCCAGAGGCGATGCAAAAGGCTGTGACCCTATTTGAGCAGGAGGCGGTGCAGTTAGACCGCCTGGGCAACCACCCCCACATTCCCGACCTGTTGGCCTATTTTATTCTGGATGGCAAGTCTTACCTGGTGCAAAAATTTATTGACGGTCAGGATTTGTCCGGCGAACTCCTGCGTAAAGGAGCCTTTGATGAGGCTAAAGTTCGCCAACTGCTCGCCGATCTACTGCCGGTTTTGGACTATATCCACAAGGAAAACGTCATTCACCGGGATGTAAAACCCAAAAATATTATTCGCCAACAATCCGATCAAAAATTATTCCTGGTGGATTTTGGGGCAGTAAAATTTGTGCGCGAATCGGGTTTATTCAAAACCGGCACCGCCATTGGTAGTAGTGGCTTTGCCGCCCCGGAGCAGATGATGGGGAAAGCGGTTTTTGCCAGTGATTTATATAGTTTGGGGGCGACGTGTATTTATTTGCTCACCGGCATTTCCCCCGCCAAACTCTTTAATATCCGGGAAAATGTCTGGCTCTGGCGCCAAGCCCTCAAGCAACCCCTGAGCGAAGGGTTGATGCAGTTGCTGGATAAATTATTGCAACGGTTACCCGGACAGCGGTTTGGCTCGGCAGCCCTTGCCCTGACTGCCTTACAAAATTTGGAACAACCGGCTCGTCCGGTGAGTACCTTAGGGCGATTGGGCGTACCGGGGGGCGGGTTAAGTACACCTTTGAATCCGTTACCGGGTTTGGGGCGGGTGGGCGGTTCGGTCACTGCCACGGGCAACACCAATCCCCCTACTCAAACGGGGCAACCTTCGGGGCGGCTGAACCCGGAGAGCGGTCGGTTGACCCAAAATCCTCCCTCCCGGATTGGCACCCGTACCCCGCCGCCCCAGGTGACCACGGTACAAAAAGACCCCACCTGGACTTGTCTGCACACCCTGGCGGGGCATAGCAACTGGGTCAAGGCGGTGCGTTTTAGCCCGGATAGCCGTTACTTGTTTAGCTGTAGTCGGGATGGGATGGTGCTGTGCTGGGGTTTAAGTTCCCTGAGTTATCCCCGGCAGTTGAGTTGGGGAAGCAACAACCCGACGGCTTTACACGCTTTGGCTCTGAGTCCCGATGGCCGGTTTTTGGCGGCGGCGGGGGAAGAACGGGTGATTAAAATTTGGCAACTGCCGGGGGAAAAACCCCTGCGTACCCTGGGGAATTTATTTAACAAACACGGGGGAACGATTGACTCCCTGGCCATGCGCCCCGATGGGCTGGTACTCGCCAGTGCCAGTGAAGACAAGACGATTAAACTTTGGCAGGTGGATAACGGGGCTTTGTTGACCACCCTCACCGCCCACGCCAGCTACGTCCGTTCGGTGACGTTTACCCCCGATGGCCGGTTGATTGTCAGTGGCAGTTGGGACAATTCGATCAAGGTCTGGCTGACGGATGGGGGTGACCCCCTGCGGAATATTCTGGGGTCGTCCAGTTTTAGCGGCAGTGGCTTTAATGTGGTGGCGGTCAGCCCGGATGGGCGGGTGATTGTCGCTGGCAGTGAGGATACCGCCGCCCATGTGTGGCACCTGCACAATGGCGACCCGATTACCACCCTCACGGGGCACAAGGAAGGGGTACGGGCACTGGCCTATAGCCCCAACGGACGTTACTTGGTGACCGGCGGCTGGGAGGGGAGCATCCGGGTCTGGGATGGGCAATCTTACAATTTATTAATGACCTTGGCCGGCCACGAGAAAGGGATTACGTCCTTGGCCTTTAGCTTGGATCAGCAATGGCTGGCCAGCGGCAGTCGGGATAATACGATTAAGCTCTGGCAGGTAGGGAAGTAA
- a CDS encoding cytochrome c oxidase subunit II, which yields MKQLPASIWTLTVGIVVTLIAFWAGGHNGLFPEQASAQAPLVDNFFNLMFMIAVALFLLVAGTIIFFMIQFRQRPGDEGDGVPLEGDFALEAYWTLIPAVIVIVLGIYSVEVFTEMGGFAPGGGGGNHLFMSHHSHHKMKTQLVSDTDAPDASMTEEFNAEYGFGGTDQADVTVTVTGMQYAWIFNYPEQNVTAGELHIPVDKTVQLNIKAADVIHSFWVPQFRLKQDAIPGHNTELRFTATKVGDYPVVCAELCGGYHGAMRTRVYVHTQTEYDQWLAENQFAQNPDLSGAVAVHAEE from the coding sequence ATGAAACAACTGCCAGCTTCGATTTGGACGCTCACGGTGGGGATTGTTGTCACCCTGATTGCTTTTTGGGCAGGGGGTCACAATGGTTTATTCCCGGAGCAAGCCTCGGCGCAAGCTCCCCTGGTGGACAACTTTTTTAATCTCATGTTTATGATCGCCGTTGCCCTGTTTTTGTTGGTGGCGGGGACGATTATTTTCTTTATGATTCAATTCCGCCAACGTCCTGGGGATGAGGGGGATGGGGTGCCCCTGGAGGGGGATTTTGCCCTGGAAGCCTACTGGACATTGATTCCGGCGGTGATTGTGATTGTCCTGGGGATTTATAGCGTGGAAGTGTTCACGGAAATGGGCGGGTTTGCGCCGGGGGGCGGGGGTGGCAATCATTTGTTTATGAGCCATCATTCCCACCATAAAATGAAAACCCAATTGGTGAGTGATACGGATGCACCGGATGCGTCCATGACCGAAGAATTTAACGCCGAATATGGTTTTGGGGGCACCGATCAAGCCGATGTGACGGTAACCGTAACCGGGATGCAGTATGCCTGGATTTTTAATTATCCAGAGCAAAATGTGACCGCCGGGGAATTGCATATTCCGGTGGATAAAACGGTGCAATTAAATATCAAGGCCGCCGATGTGATTCACTCCTTTTGGGTGCCCCAGTTTCGCCTGAAGCAGGATGCGATTCCCGGCCACAATACGGAACTGCGATTCACCGCTACGAAAGTCGGGGATTACCCGGTGGTCTGTGCGGAATTGTGTGGGGGTTACCACGGTGCCATGCGTACCCGGGTGTATGTCCATACCCAAACCGAATACGACCAGTGGTTAGCAGAAAATCAGTTTGCCCAAAACCCCGATTTATCCGGGGCAGTGGCGGTTCATGCTGAGGAATAG
- a CDS encoding cytochrome c biogenesis CcdA family protein, whose protein sequence is MTHPTSKSSLPLKLKSLGFPGRKLLVYLGLGSLGIFTAVALIVVWPALSSLIERSVSLAEQTYERWLQNQNVSNPLLLLVFAFLGGIIASISPCILALLPVNLSYIGTLNITSRWDAFRKAGLFVLGTVIILSLFGLVSGFAGFVMVDYRGWIHLAVGLLMIVMALWLLNLVQLPLPAISPHLPQAGPLGVGVTFALVSSPCASPVLFSVLAAAGTSGSQWLSVLTMFSYGLGYTLLIFLASLFTGLTKQSRRLLRHSETIVRLGALALLLTGGYYLYHGAIWF, encoded by the coding sequence ATGACCCATCCTACCTCTAAGTCCAGTTTGCCTCTGAAGCTAAAATCTCTCGGTTTTCCTGGCCGGAAACTCCTTGTTTATTTGGGCTTAGGGAGCTTGGGAATTTTTACCGCAGTGGCCTTAATTGTAGTCTGGCCTGCATTGAGTTCCTTAATCGAGCGTAGTGTTTCTTTGGCCGAACAGACCTATGAGCGTTGGCTTCAAAACCAAAATGTTTCCAACCCCCTATTGCTCCTGGTGTTTGCTTTTTTGGGTGGCATCATTGCCAGTATTTCCCCGTGTATTTTGGCTCTTTTGCCGGTGAATTTAAGTTATATTGGCACTTTGAATATCACTTCCCGTTGGGATGCCTTTCGCAAGGCGGGCTTGTTTGTTCTGGGAACAGTCATTATTCTTAGCCTTTTTGGCCTGGTTTCTGGCTTTGCCGGTTTTGTGATGGTTGATTACCGGGGGTGGATTCATTTAGCAGTGGGTCTGTTGATGATAGTGATGGCTCTTTGGCTTTTGAATCTGGTGCAACTGCCCTTACCAGCCATCAGCCCCCATCTTCCCCAAGCGGGACCTTTGGGGGTGGGGGTCACCTTTGCTCTGGTCAGTTCTCCTTGCGCCAGTCCCGTGCTTTTTTCGGTTCTAGCGGCGGCGGGCACCAGTGGTTCACAATGGTTATCCGTACTGACAATGTTTAGCTACGGATTGGGCTACACATTGCTGATTTTTCTGGCAAGTTTGTTCACGGGGTTGACCAAGCAAAGCCGTCGCTTGCTCCGCCACTCCGAAACTATTGTTCGTTTAGGAGCTTTGGCATTACTTCTAACCGGGGGGTATTACCTGTACCACGGAGCCATCTGGTTTTGA
- a CDS encoding NAD(P)H-quinone oxidoreductase subunit 3: MFELRGYDYLLVFLLVCSVVPIASLSLSALLRAKGTGPERRTSYESGMEPQGEAWVQFNIRYYMFALVFVVFDVETVFLYPWAVAFHQLGLLAFVEALIFIAILVIALVYAWRKGALEWS, from the coding sequence GTGTTTGAACTGCGTGGATATGATTATTTGTTGGTATTTTTGCTGGTCTGTAGTGTGGTGCCGATTGCGTCCTTGAGCCTATCTGCCCTCTTGAGAGCCAAGGGTACTGGCCCGGAACGGCGCACCAGCTACGAATCGGGGATGGAACCCCAGGGGGAAGCCTGGGTACAGTTTAATATCCGCTATTATATGTTTGCCCTGGTGTTTGTGGTTTTTGATGTGGAAACCGTGTTCCTTTACCCCTGGGCGGTGGCCTTTCACCAGTTGGGCTTGTTGGCGTTTGTGGAGGCATTGATTTTTATTGCTATCCTAGTAATTGCCTTGGTTTATGCGTGGCGCAAAGGAGCTTTGGAATGGTCATGA
- the ffh gene encoding signal recognition particle protein, with protein MFEALSEQLEAAWKKLRGQDKLTASNIQEPLKVVRRALIDADVSVQVVREFIQGVETRAVGKEVISGVRPDQQFIKVVYDELVQVMGTEQVPLITAPQSPSIILMAGLQGTGKTTAAAKLALYLKKQDKKPLLVATDIYRPAAIDQLQTLGRQIGVPVFALGTDVNPVTIAQQGVAHAQSEGCDWVIVDTAGRLQIDQAMMGELAQIKTTIQPQEVLLVVDAMTGQEAANLTRTFHEQIGITGAILTKLDGDARGGAALSVRQISGQPIKFIGTGEKVEALQPFYPERMASRILGMGDVLTLVEKAQETVDLADAERLQEKILRAQFDFSDFVQQLRLLKNMGSLGGFMKLIPGMNQIKPEQIQQAEKQLKRAEAMINSMTTRERQQPDILASHPSRRRRIAKGSGHTEAEVTKLVQDFQQMRTMMQRMSMGGLPGMGDAPNLAGMGSGRSARRKQQGKKRKGFGQL; from the coding sequence ATGTTTGAAGCCCTCTCTGAGCAACTGGAAGCCGCCTGGAAAAAACTCCGCGGTCAGGACAAACTCACCGCCAGCAATATCCAAGAACCCCTGAAGGTCGTCCGCCGTGCCCTGATTGATGCGGATGTCAGCGTGCAGGTGGTGCGGGAATTTATCCAGGGCGTGGAAACCCGGGCGGTGGGCAAAGAAGTCATTAGCGGTGTGCGCCCGGATCAACAATTTATCAAAGTCGTTTATGACGAACTGGTGCAGGTGATGGGCACCGAGCAGGTTCCCTTAATCACAGCCCCGCAAAGCCCCAGCATTATTCTCATGGCCGGTCTGCAAGGGACGGGGAAAACCACCGCGGCGGCTAAATTGGCACTGTACTTAAAAAAGCAAGACAAAAAGCCCCTGTTGGTGGCTACGGATATTTACCGCCCGGCGGCCATTGACCAACTGCAAACCCTGGGGCGACAGATCGGGGTGCCGGTGTTTGCCCTGGGTACGGACGTGAACCCGGTCACCATTGCCCAGCAGGGGGTCGCCCATGCCCAGAGTGAGGGGTGCGACTGGGTGATCGTGGATACGGCGGGGCGATTGCAGATTGACCAGGCCATGATGGGGGAATTGGCGCAGATTAAAACCACCATTCAGCCCCAGGAAGTCCTACTGGTGGTGGATGCCATGACCGGCCAGGAGGCGGCCAACCTCACCCGCACCTTCCATGAGCAAATTGGCATCACCGGGGCGATTTTGACCAAGTTGGATGGGGATGCGCGGGGGGGAGCGGCCTTGTCCGTGCGGCAGATTTCTGGCCAACCGATTAAATTTATCGGCACGGGCGAAAAAGTCGAAGCCCTGCAACCCTTTTACCCGGAACGCATGGCCTCCCGGATTTTGGGGATGGGGGACGTGCTGACCCTGGTGGAAAAAGCCCAGGAAACGGTGGATTTGGCCGATGCGGAGCGTCTGCAAGAAAAAATTCTGCGGGCGCAGTTTGACTTCAGCGATTTTGTGCAACAGTTGCGCCTGCTGAAAAATATGGGTTCCCTGGGCGGGTTTATGAAACTCATCCCCGGCATGAACCAGATCAAACCGGAGCAGATTCAACAGGCGGAAAAGCAGTTGAAACGCGCCGAAGCCATGATCAATTCCATGACCACTAGGGAGCGGCAACAACCGGATATTCTCGCCAGTCATCCCTCCCGGCGGCGGCGCATTGCCAAGGGTTCCGGCCACACGGAAGCGGAAGTGACCAAATTGGTGCAGGATTTTCAGCAGATGCGGACCATGATGCAACGGATGAGCATGGGGGGGCTACCGGGGATGGGGGATGCGCCCAACCTGGCGGGGATGGGTTCGGGGCGGTCGGCACGCCGCAAACAACAGGGCAAGAAACGCAAGGGTTTTGGGCAGTTGTAG
- a CDS encoding TlpA family protein disulfide reductase has product MKRLLLLLPVLLVTAVLDGGQSINALQSLIPTPVAQANSKPANVGGPLSQELQNQPVVVDMFATWCAGCQNIKPTLTQLRQRYQGKVNFVVFDVSDKKTAQAAETQAQKMGLGQYFAKTKSQTSTVAIIDPRTGNILAQYKNNPRLEDYTQVLDAALAKSK; this is encoded by the coding sequence ATGAAGCGGTTATTGCTGTTATTGCCCGTGCTACTGGTCACTGCTGTGCTGGATGGGGGTCAATCCATCAATGCCCTCCAGTCGCTGATTCCCACACCTGTCGCCCAAGCCAATTCCAAACCCGCCAATGTGGGGGGGCCATTGAGCCAAGAATTGCAGAATCAACCCGTGGTGGTGGATATGTTCGCAACCTGGTGTGCGGGCTGTCAAAACATCAAGCCAACTCTGACCCAGTTACGCCAGCGCTATCAAGGTAAGGTGAATTTCGTCGTTTTTGATGTCTCCGACAAAAAAACAGCCCAAGCAGCGGAAACCCAAGCCCAAAAAATGGGGCTGGGGCAATATTTTGCCAAGACCAAAAGTCAAACCAGTACCGTGGCGATTATTGATCCCAGGACGGGCAACATTTTAGCCCAATACAAAAACAATCCCCGGCTAGAAGACTATACCCAGGTGCTGGATGCCGCCCTCGCTAAATCTAAATAG